One window of Papaver somniferum cultivar HN1 chromosome 9, ASM357369v1, whole genome shotgun sequence genomic DNA carries:
- the LOC113309833 gene encoding phosphoinositide phospholipase C 2-like, with protein MSKQTKQTKQTYRVCFCFTRRFKLTVAEAPEEIKTVFETYSENGIMSVDHLHEFMTEYQGESNVTKEDAQAIIDSVKHLNIFQRKGLNLEHFFRYLFGDINPPLSHTPTVHQDMNAPLSHYFIYTGHNSYLTGNQLSSDCSDVPIIKALHRGVRVIELDMWPNDAKDNVDILHGRTLTTPVELIKCLRSIKEHAFVASPYPVVITLEDHLTPDLQTKVADMITETFGDMLFTPGAECLGEFPSPESLKKRVMISTKPPKEYLESRTMKDKENDSQKGKDSVEDEAWGTEVPDLGDEFDDDNKYGSAREIPQEDDDTDEGDQKVQQSAGLAYKSLIAIHAGKPKGGLEEALKVDLNKVRRLSMSEQELEKAAKTHGKAIVRFTQRNILRVYPKGTRFNSSNYNPLIGWMHGAQMVAFNMQGYGRSLWVMQGMFKANGGCGYVKKPDFLMKGGHDVFDPRASLPVRQILKVRVYMGEGWYLDFRHTHFDAYSPPDFYTRVGIAGVPADTVMVKTKTKEDEWIPVWNEEFEFPLTVPELALLRIEVHEYDMSEKDDFAGQTCLPVSELRPGIRAVPLFSRKGEKYKNVKLLMRFDITYV; from the exons ATGTCGAAACAGACAAAACAGACAAAACAGACATACAGAGTATGTTTTTGTTTTACAAGGAGATTCAAATTGACAGTAGCAGAAGCACCAGAAGAGATCAAAACAGTATTCGAAACGTATTCAGAGAATGGGATTATGAGTGTTGATCATTTACATGAATTCATGACTGAATATCAGGGTGAAAGTaatgttactaaagaagatgctCAGGCTATTATTGATAGTGTTAAACATTTGAATATCTTTCAGAGGAAAGGATTGAATCTTGAGCATTTCTTTAGGTATTTGTTTGGTGATATTAATCCTCCTCTATCACATACTCCCACG GTGCATCAAGATATGAATGCTCCGTTATCCCATTATTTCATATACACTGGGCACAATTCGTATTTAACTGGGAATCAACTTAGCAGTGATTGTAGTGATGTCCCAATAATAAAGGCTTTACACAGAGGTGTAAGAGTGATTGAGCTTGACATGTGGCCGAATGACGCCAAAGATAATGTGGATATTCTTCATGGAAG AACACTGACAACTCCAGtggaactcatcaaatgtttgaGGTCAATCAAAGAGCATGCATTTGTTGCGTCTCCATATCCTGTTGTCATAACACTAGAAGATCATCTTACTCCCGATCTTCAAACTAAAGTTGCAGAT atGATCACTGAAACATTCGGAGACATGTTGTTTACCCCTGGGGCAGAATGCTTaggagaattcccttcacctgaATCACTCAAAAAACGGGTTATGATTTCAACTAAACCCCCCAAGGAATACCTTGAGTCCAGGACTATGAAGGATAAGGAGAATGACTCACAGAAGGGCAAGGATTCTGTTGAGGATGAAGCATGGGGAACCGAAGTTCCTGACCTTGGAGATGAATTTGATGATGACAATAAG TATGGCTCAGCTAGAGAAATACCTCAGGAAGATGACGATACAGATGAAGGAGACCAGAAGGTGCAGCAGAGTGCAGGACTCGCATATAAGAGTTTAATCGCCATTCATGCTGGAAAACCTAAAGGTGGTTTAGAGGAAGCGCTGAAGGTGGATTTAAACAAAGTCAGACGTCTTAGCATGAGCGAACAAGAGCTCGAAAAAGCTGCAAAAACTCACGGAAAGGCTATTGTTAG GTTCACCCAGAGGAACATATTGAGGGTATACCCAAAGGGGACACGCTTTAACTCATCAAACTATAACCCACTAATTGGGTGGATGCATGGAGCTCAGATGGTTGCATTTAATATGCAG GGATACGGTAGGTCGCTCTGGGTAATGCAGGGAATGTTCAAAGCTAATGGAGGGTGTGGGTATGTGAAAAAACCTGATTTTCTAATGAAAGGTGGTCACGATGTCTTTGATCCTAGAGCATCTTTACCAGTGAGGCAAATCTTGAAG GTGAGAGTATACATGGGGGAAGGATGGTATCTGGATTTCCGTCACACACACTTCGACGCTTACTCCCCACCAGACTTCTATACAAGG GTAGGAATTGCTGGAGTTCCAGCTGATACTGTAATGGTTAAAACTAAGACGAAAGAAGATGAATGGATACCAGTTTGGAACGAGGAGTTTGAGTTCCCATTGACTGTTCCGGAATTGGCTTTGCTCCGAATTGAAGTTCACGAATACGACATGTCAGAGAAGGATGACTTTGCAGGCCAAACTTGTTTGCCCGTATCAGAATTGAGGCCAGGAATCCGAGCTGTACCACTGTTCAGCCGCAAGGGAGAGAAGTACAAGAACGTAAAGCTTCTAATGCGCTTCGATATCACATATGTTTAG